The DNA sequence AGGCTTAATCGCGAGCTGAAGCGCTTGCAGAAGCTGATGGCTAATAAGAACGCCTCGGAGACCGAATTGGATAAGGCGCGTTCGGATCGCGACCTGGCCGCCGCTAACCTCAAGCTGGCACAGATCAAACTCGAGATGATCCTCGATGATATTGCCCGCACCCAGGTGAAGGCGCCCTTTGCAGGCATCATCACGGCGCGTCAACGTCAGGCGGGTGAGGATATCAGCCGCGCCGAGTCAATCGTCGCCATCACAGACCCGGACAACCTGGAGATCAGACTGCATGCGCCGCTCAAGCACAGTCGCCGGGTGAAGGTGGGGGATGAACTGCGGGTCTATCATGGCCTGGGGGAGTTCTCCGCTAAGATCCGCAGCCTGATCCCCGTGTCTGATGTGCGCTCCCAGACCTTCGAGGCTCGCATCGACCTACCACTCGAGCGGCAGGATATGCTCAACGTCGGCGAGTTGGTCTCCCTGGCACTGCCAATTGCTCCTAAACAGCTGACCACCTTAGTGCCCCGCGACGCCGTGGTGCTGCGCTCCGCCGGTGCCTTCGTGTTCAAGATAGACGAGAGTAACAAGGCGGTGAAGGTGGCCGTGGAGCTGGGCGATGGTGAAGGGGAGTGGATCGCCGTCAAGGGTGAACTCAGCGACAGCGACCAGGTGGTGATTCGCGGCGCCGAGACGCTGCAAGATGGCCAGCAGGTGAAGGTGCAGGCCAATAACCAGGAGCTGAGCGCCGGTTAATCTATACCTTTGGAGATAGTCGAGCCGACATCCGCCCAGCTGGTGTCGGCTTTTTGGTTGAATCTCGGCGGATTGTGGCCAAAAACTGCCGTCGAGATCATAGTCTTCTGATCTCAGCGTGGCATAATGAGCGGCAATATTCGCTTTTACTCATATCCTACAGTTAACGCTAAGGTACTCTATGTCTATGCAAGCCGATCCTTGTGCAAAACCCAGCCTAATGCATCCCGATGAAGCCATCATCAAGCTTTTGGAACAAGTTCGTCCACTGGAAGAATCGGAAATGGTGCAGCTTCCCCATGCGTTGGGGCGTGTGCTGGCCGAGGACCTGGCCTCTAGCATAGACCTGCCACCCTTTGATAACTCGGCGATGGATGGCTATGCTTTCCGCTTCGAGGATCTGGCTCAGGGCAATCGTTTCACCCTCATAGGTCACTCCTTTGCCGGGCACCCTTTCGAGGGTGAGGCCAGTGCTAATACCTGTGTGCGCATCATGACGGGCGCGCCTGTACCGCCGGGTTACGACACAGTGCAGATGCAGGAAAAAGTCGAGGTCGACGGCGACAGCATAGTGATTGAGGCGCCAAAGGCGTTAGGCGCCAACGTGCGTCGTCGCGGCGAAGAGGTGATGACGGGTGGCAAGGTGCTCTGCGCCGGCACCCAGATCGGCGCCGCCGAGATGGGCGTACTGGCCACCATAGGCGCCAGCCAGGTACGGGTGACCCGTCTGGTCAAGGTAGCCTTCTTCTCTACCGGTGACGAGCTGCGCCCGGTGGGCACAGAATTGGCGCCGGGTCAGATCTACGACTCCAACCGTTACAGCATTCAAGGCCTCTTGAGCCGCGCCAACGTCGAGTGGATAGACCTTGGGGTGATCGAAGACGACCCAGAGGCGATCCGTGCCGCGTTTCGTAACGCAGCGGCCAACGCCGATATGGTGCTCACCTCGGGCGGCGTCTCTGTGGGGGATGCCGACTTTACCAAGCAGATCCTCGACGAGGAGGGGGAGATCACCTTCTGGAAACTGGCCATCAAGCCGGGCAAGCCGTTCGCCTTCGGTCGTATCGGCGAGGCGGTCTTCTGTGGTCTGCCGGGTAATCCCGTCTCCTCCATGGTGACCTTCTACAAGTTGGTGTGGCCGCTGCTTAACAAGATGCAGGGCCTGCCTCAGGTGAAGCCACTGCAATTGCAGGCCAAGCTCAAGGGTAACCTACGCAAGTTCCCAGGCCGGGTCGAGTATCAGCGTGGCGTGCTGAGTCAAAATGCCCAAGGTGAGGCCGAGGTGAGTGTCACCGGAGGTCAGGGCTCTGGCATGCTTACTTCCATGAGTCTGGCCAACTGTTTCATTATCCTGGCGCAGGAGCAGGGCGATACGCCTGACGGTAGCCTGGTGACTGTGGAACCCTTCAACTCAGTGCTGGCACTCTAAGGGCGGACAGATGGAGCCGAATACCCAAGAAGAGATCCTCTCCGACGCAGAGATCTTGCGCTATAGCCGCCATATCTCCATCAAGGCGATGGACTTCGAAGGCCAGGAGCGACTCAAGCAGGCAAAAGTGCTGGTGATAGGTGCCGGCGGCCTAGGCTGTGCCTCTACCCAATATCTGGCGGTCGCCGGAGTGGGTCAGCTGACCCTGGTGGATTTCGATACCGTCGAGCTGTCGAACCTGCAGCGGCAGGTGCTGCACCACGACGCCACTATCGGCCAGCCCAAGGTGGAGTCGGCCAAGACCTCCTTGATGCAGCTCAATCCCCACCTCAGGGTCGAGACCATCAACGCCGTGCTCGATGACGAGCAGATCCTGGCGCTGGTGGCCGAGCATGATCTGGTGATGGACTGTACCGACAACATAGTGGTGCGCGAGCAGCTCAATCAGGCCTGTTTTCAACACAAGGTGCCTTTGGTGTCGGCCGCTGCCATCCGTATGGAGGGTACGGTTACCGTATTCGACTATGGTGAGCAGAGCCCCTGTTATCATTGTTACAGCAAGCTGTTTGGCGACCAACAGCTGACCTGCGTCGAGTCGGGCATTCTGGCGCCCGTGGTGGGTATGATAGGTTGCCTGCAGGCGGTGGAAGCGATTAAGGTGCTGGCTAAGATGGGCAAGACCCTCAGCGGCCGCATCCTGATGATAGATGCCATGACCATGGAGTTTCGCGAGATGAAGCTACCTAAGCAGCCTCATTGCCAGGTATGCGGTATGTGAGCATTTACTTACTTCTGAGTGGTTTGATCTAGGTAGTTGAATAAGAAGCGAGGCTAAGGCCTCGCTTTTTTGTGTGTCATCGTTTGACTCTCGCTCGGGGGCGATATCAATCGGCAGTCTATTTCAGCTGCCGGCCACCATCCAATGCCAGGGAACGCCCCGTCACATACTGGCTCTGCATCAGGTAGTCTATCGCCTGCAGCACTTCGACTTCGCCGCCCTCTCTGGCTAATACCGACTTGGCCCTGGCCTTCTCGCGATAGGCGGCATCGTCATGCTCGTTGAAACAGATCAGCGCCGGGGCGATGGCGTTGACCTTCACCTTTGGGGCCAACTTGGCGGCGAAGGAGAGGGTCATGTTTTCCAGCGCGGCCTTGCTGGCGGCGTAGGCGATATGCTTCTTGCTGCCTTTCTGCGCCACATAGTCGGTGATATGGATGATGTCTGTCATGGCCTGCTGGTTTTGCAGTAGCGGCGTGAGGGCGAGGTTGAGCTGGTAGGGCGCATAGACATGGACCTGCATCATCTGGGCGATCACCTGATCGGCGCCCGCTGGGTCATTGTCATCTAGCCAGAGCGAGGCGTTGTGGATCACCGCATCCAGCTGACGATAGTTCTGCTTTAGCGTCTGGATAAGCTCTTCGAGCTGGCTTTGAACGGTGAAGTCACAGGGGTAGAGGTCGGCGCCCAGTTTGGTGAGGGCATCTATGCTGGGGTAGTGGCTGCGATAGGTGCCTATCACCTTGTATCCGCGGGTGAGAAAGGCCTCGGCCAGATAGAGGCCGATACGCTTGCCTACGCCTGTGATGAGTATGGTTTTTTGCATCCTGATGCACCCTTTGATTCCCGATATTGCAGCCGATAGTAGCTTTCGCGGCTCGCCGGGTTCAAGTGCTTTTAGGGAATATGAGTCCTATCCTCGGCCTGACCCATGTGAATAGTCGTAAGTTTAATCTCTATCCATAATCACCTTTATTGTTTGTATTCAAATCAATGTGTCGTTCATCCATATGCAGTATAAATGGGGTTTTTAGCGCTTAAATTGGATCTAAATGGTCGAAAACTGGCTGTAATTTGGAATAAAAGCGCTATGGCGTTACAATAGTGCCGAATATTTTAATTGTATTGCTATGAGTTCAAATCATTTTAATCAAATCTAAATGATGGCCTGGTGGCGATTCTTTGAGGTCTTAACGGAGAGAATCGATGACGAAAGGTATTGATAAATACAGCATTGAAAGCACCGACTATACGATCGGCCAGGACAATGTGCAGAAGTGGGGGTTCGACGTACACAACCCCGTATTTGGGGTGAGTGCCGGGCTAATTGCCGCCTTCCTGCTGGCGACCCTGTTGACCGATGCCGAGACGGCCAAGTCCGTGCTCGATGGCATTAAGTGGAAGATTATCGGCGCCTTCGATTGGCTGTTTATCTGGTCGGGGAATATTTTCGTGATCTTCTGCCTGGGCCTGATCCTCTCGCCCTACGGCAAGATACGTCTCGGCGGCAACGAAGCCACTGCGGACTACTCCTTCCTCTCCTGGCTATCTATGTTATTTGCCGCCGGTATGGGGATAGGCCTGATGTTCTGGAGTGTGGCCGAGCCCGTGGCCTACTTTACCGGTTGGTATGAGACGCCGCTCGGGGTCGAACCCAACACGCCGGAGGCGGCCAAGTTGGCGTTGGGGGCCACCATGTTCCATTGGGGTCTACACCCCTGGGCCATCTATGGTGTCGTGGCGCTGTCGTTGGCCTTCTTCACTTATAACAAGGGTATGCCTCTCTCCATCCGCTCCATCTTCTACCCCCTGCTAGGTGACAGAGCCTGGGGCTGGGCGGGACATATTGTCGATATCCTTGCCGTGCTGGCGACCCTGTTTGGTCTGGCAACCTCGCTAGGACTCGGCGCTCAGCAGGCGGCCAGCGGTATCCACCATGTGTTTGGTATAGAGGCCAGCCTGGGGCTGCAGATGATAGTGATCGTCGCCGTGACCCTGCTGGCAGTAGTGTCCGTGGTACGGGGTATCGACGGCGGCGTTAAGGTGATCAGTAATATCAATATGATAGTCGCTTTCCTGCTGCTGATCCTGGTGGCCATGATCGGCTACGCCGTCAGCTTGGGCAGCATTCCTACCACCCTGATGGCCTACGTGGAGAACATTATTCCGCTTAGTAATCCACACGGGCGCACCGATGAGGCCTGGTTCCAGGGCTGGACAGTATTCTACTGGGCCTGGTGGATCTCCTGGTCACCATTCGTGGGCATGTTTATCGCCAGGGTTTCTAAGGGGCGTACCGTGCGTGAGTTCATCACCGCAGTGCTGCTGGTACCTACGGCTGTGACTCTGATCTGGATGTCGGTATTTGGTGGCATGGCGATCGATCAGGTAGTCAACAAGGTGGGTGAGCTGGGTGCCAAGGGGTTGACCGACGTGCCGCTGGCCATGTTTGAGATGTTCGATGTGCTGCCGTTCGGCACACTGCTCTCAATCATCGCCGTGGTGCTGGTATTGGTGTTCTTCATCACCTCGTCGGACTCGGGTTCACTGGTGATCGACAGCATCACCGCCGGCGGTAAGATAGACGCGCCTGTGCCACAGAGGGTGTTCTGGGCGCTGCTCGAGGGTGCAATTGCCATGGCCCTGCTGTGGATCGGTGGTACAGAGGCGATTCAGGCCCTGCAGGCCGGCGCCATCTCGACCGCGCTGCCCTTTACCGTGATACTTCTGCTGATGTGTGTCAGCCTGCTCAAGGGGATGCGCACCGAGCGCTTCTAACGCGGGAATCGTGGAAAATAGAGGAGGCCGTTGGCCTCCTTTTTTATTGGCAGCGCCTATGTCAGAGCAAGTATAAACGCCAATACCAGAGCTTATACAAGCGCTAGCACCAGAACTCTTTGATGGGACGGCTGGGGTCGAAGTGATGGGCGATCTGCGCCTGCAGCAGCTCGGCGGTGGCGATGGCGTCGGTCAGGGCGTTGTGGGGCGGATAGCTGGGCAGGCCGTATCTGGAGCGGCTCTGACCCAATCGCACCGAGCCCGGCTTGTCGCCCTTGAGGCGCTGTAGCAAGCCGCCATGCTGGCGCTTCTGTATCTCTGATTCCAGCGCCATAGTATCTATCAGGGGAAACTCTATCCCCTGATGGATGCGGCGGATCAGTGCCCGCTCCAGGAATAATCTTTCTATCGCTTGATAGTGCACCACCATGATCTTGCCCGCCATCTGCTCCAGCACCTGTTCGAAAATGGCGGAGAGATCCGGCGCGTCCAGTATGTCGCTGTGGGTGATGCCGTGGATGATCACCGACTCCTCGGCCAGCTGTTCTCTGGGTCTGACGGTCCAGTGCTGGGCACGGTTGAGAAAGATGCGCCGAAGTGTAAAGGGCACAGTGCCTATGCTGACGATATCATCCTTATCGACGTTCAGGCCCGTGGTCTCGAAGTCCATCGCCAGCAGCTCGACCTCTGCCAGTGGCGTGTCGGGATCCGGCAGGCCGCCCAGATAATACTGGCGTAACCCCTGATGTTCCGTGGTCTTGAGCCGCTGCTCAAACTTACCCGGCCAGTCGATGCTCGGCGGTGACAATAGCTTCTTCAGCATCTTAGGCTCACTTAAACTGGTTGCTGGCGTTGTAGCGGAACTTGAGGAAGTTCTGGGCGTTACTCAAGATCTGAAACGCATCTTTGAGGTTGCGGCGCTCGAAATCCGACAGGTGCTCTGGCTCTATGTTGTTGTCGGGATCGATTCCCTGCTCAACATCTAAGGCCTGATGGCGGATGCGCACCATGGAGATGAACTCCATGGCGTCCCGCAGATCCTCGCCGCGCCCCTTGGGCAGTATGTTGGCGTCTATGATGTCATCCAGGCGCTCGAAAGAGTTGCGTGCACGGGAGCCCACCGCCAGGGCGTGTACCCGAATGAGGTCCGCCAGCGGCGCCGTGCCCCGGCGCTTGAGGTTGATGGAGTTGTTGTGGCGGCCATCTTTTTCCATCACGAAATCTTTGAAGAAACCCAATGGCGGGGTGCGATTCAGGGCGTTGCGGGCGAGGCAGGCCAGGAAACGGTTGTTCTTGCGTGCCCTGCGTACGATGAAGCCGTTGAGCTGCTCGGCCCACTTGAGGCGGCCATAGACGCCGTCGAGATCGAAGAAGATGGAGGCATTCAGTAGCGCCTTAGGGTTTGGATCGTCTATCCAGTCGGCGAAACAGGCCTCCCATTCTTTGCGAGTCATGCGCCACATGGGGTTGGTGGCCATGATATCCCCGGTGCAGTAACTGTAGCCGCAGCTATCCAGTCCATCGCAGACGAAGTTGGCCAGCTGGCTGAAGTAGTCGTCGTGCTTCGCCTTGTCGAAGTCGTCGTCGAGTATGATGGCGTTGTCCTGATCGGTCACGATTAGCTGTTCGTCACGGCCCATGGAGCCCAGCGCCAGGAAGCAGTAGGGGATGGGCGGTGGCCCCAGTTTCTCTTCCGCCAGCTCGAGTATCCGCTGCTTGAAGCTGCGGCCGATCACCGACATGGCGCTGCCCACCATATGAGAGTTGGCATCTTCGTTCACCAGGCGCACGAAGCTGTCTTTGACCTGGGTGGCGAGGGCGGCCAGCTCCTCCAGACTCTGTTGCTGGAAGATGCTGCTCACCAGCAGCAGGGAGTTTTGCGATTCGTACCTGACGATATCCGTGGCTTCGATGATGCCAATCGGCTTGCGTCCCTTACACACCGGCAGATGATGCACGTTGTAGCGCAGCATGGTGAGCATGGCCTCATAGACATAGGCGTTATGATCTAGGGTGATCACCTCTGTACTTACCACGCCGGCCAGCTCGGTGGCCGGGTCTATCCCCTCGGCCACGACTCGGGTGCAGAGATCCCTGTCTGTGATGATCCCAAGCAGCGGGCTGGTGTCGCCGTCCTCATCCTCCAGGACATCTGGGTCGATCACCAGGAGGGCAGAGACATTCTCCTGGGCCATCATAATGGCGGCCTGCTGTATGCTTTCGCCCTTGTGGATCACAGGGGCATCGCGGGTGAGCAGTGTCTTCACCTTGGAGGTGGTCAGGTCATTCTGTTCGCTGGTGTTCGATACCGTCTGGCGCAGCCGGGCGCTGTCCTCCACCTCGACGAAGTCGGCGAAGGTGTCGTACTGATCGTACAGCTGCTGGAAGATCGCCTCAGGGATGCAATAGACCAGGGTGTCCTCGATCGCCTTGACCGGGAAGCGTACCTTGTTGTTGGTCAGCAGGCCCATCTGGCCGAAGAGATCGCCGCTGTCCAGGCGGTTATAGAGTTCGCCCTTGCGGCGGTAGACCTCTACCACGCCGCTGCGCACCATGTAGAGGTCATGGATCTGATCGCCGAAGTGGATGATGGGGGTGTCTTGGCGGTAGTAGGCGATCTCCACATGGTGGCTCACCATGGCGACCACCTCGTCGGGCAGGGCGTTAAACGGGGGATATTGGCTTAAGAAGTTTTGGATCTCGTTTAACTCTGCTTCCATAGATCTGCCTGTGGCTGATGTTCTCCTGTCATGACTAACATACTACCCCATAGACCAGGCTATGTGTGGCGCCTGGTCTAAAAAGATCCCTCAGCTTAGTGGGCCGTCCACAACATCTGGCCGCACTGGCTGAGATCATAACCCCCCAGC is a window from the Shewanella loihica PV-4 genome containing:
- a CDS encoding DUF294 nucleotidyltransferase-like domain-containing protein; the encoded protein is MEAELNEIQNFLSQYPPFNALPDEVVAMVSHHVEIAYYRQDTPIIHFGDQIHDLYMVRSGVVEVYRRKGELYNRLDSGDLFGQMGLLTNNKVRFPVKAIEDTLVYCIPEAIFQQLYDQYDTFADFVEVEDSARLRQTVSNTSEQNDLTTSKVKTLLTRDAPVIHKGESIQQAAIMMAQENVSALLVIDPDVLEDEDGDTSPLLGIITDRDLCTRVVAEGIDPATELAGVVSTEVITLDHNAYVYEAMLTMLRYNVHHLPVCKGRKPIGIIEATDIVRYESQNSLLLVSSIFQQQSLEELAALATQVKDSFVRLVNEDANSHMVGSAMSVIGRSFKQRILELAEEKLGPPPIPYCFLALGSMGRDEQLIVTDQDNAIILDDDFDKAKHDDYFSQLANFVCDGLDSCGYSYCTGDIMATNPMWRMTRKEWEACFADWIDDPNPKALLNASIFFDLDGVYGRLKWAEQLNGFIVRRARKNNRFLACLARNALNRTPPLGFFKDFVMEKDGRHNNSINLKRRGTAPLADLIRVHALAVGSRARNSFERLDDIIDANILPKGRGEDLRDAMEFISMVRIRHQALDVEQGIDPDNNIEPEHLSDFERRNLKDAFQILSNAQNFLKFRYNASNQFK
- a CDS encoding 3'-5' exonuclease — translated: MLKKLLSPPSIDWPGKFEQRLKTTEHQGLRQYYLGGLPDPDTPLAEVELLAMDFETTGLNVDKDDIVSIGTVPFTLRRIFLNRAQHWTVRPREQLAEESVIIHGITHSDILDAPDLSAIFEQVLEQMAGKIMVVHYQAIERLFLERALIRRIHQGIEFPLIDTMALESEIQKRQHGGLLQRLKGDKPGSVRLGQSRSRYGLPSYPPHNALTDAIATAELLQAQIAHHFDPSRPIKEFWC
- a CDS encoding efflux RND transporter periplasmic adaptor subunit, which encodes MRSLIAAVLALSLIGPTSWAQGEAPERLVQVVQVENRALSPKIMVIGSVHSRNYAELTAGIEGKLEWVIEAGTLVKAGEVVARIEKTRLELQKAQQEAQIEYETVGLSRLNRELKRLQKLMANKNASETELDKARSDRDLAAANLKLAQIKLEMILDDIARTQVKAPFAGIITARQRQAGEDISRAESIVAITDPDNLEIRLHAPLKHSRRVKVGDELRVYHGLGEFSAKIRSLIPVSDVRSQTFEARIDLPLERQDMLNVGELVSLALPIAPKQLTTLVPRDAVVLRSAGAFVFKIDESNKAVKVAVELGDGEGEWIAVKGELSDSDQVVIRGAETLQDGQQVKVQANNQELSAG
- the folM gene encoding dihydromonapterin reductase; this translates as MQKTILITGVGKRIGLYLAEAFLTRGYKVIGTYRSHYPSIDALTKLGADLYPCDFTVQSQLEELIQTLKQNYRQLDAVIHNASLWLDDNDPAGADQVIAQMMQVHVYAPYQLNLALTPLLQNQQAMTDIIHITDYVAQKGSKKHIAYAASKAALENMTLSFAAKLAPKVKVNAIAPALICFNEHDDAAYREKARAKSVLAREGGEVEVLQAIDYLMQSQYVTGRSLALDGGRQLK
- a CDS encoding BCCT family transporter; this translates as MTKGIDKYSIESTDYTIGQDNVQKWGFDVHNPVFGVSAGLIAAFLLATLLTDAETAKSVLDGIKWKIIGAFDWLFIWSGNIFVIFCLGLILSPYGKIRLGGNEATADYSFLSWLSMLFAAGMGIGLMFWSVAEPVAYFTGWYETPLGVEPNTPEAAKLALGATMFHWGLHPWAIYGVVALSLAFFTYNKGMPLSIRSIFYPLLGDRAWGWAGHIVDILAVLATLFGLATSLGLGAQQAASGIHHVFGIEASLGLQMIVIVAVTLLAVVSVVRGIDGGVKVISNINMIVAFLLLILVAMIGYAVSLGSIPTTLMAYVENIIPLSNPHGRTDEAWFQGWTVFYWAWWISWSPFVGMFIARVSKGRTVREFITAVLLVPTAVTLIWMSVFGGMAIDQVVNKVGELGAKGLTDVPLAMFEMFDVLPFGTLLSIIAVVLVLVFFITSSDSGSLVIDSITAGGKIDAPVPQRVFWALLEGAIAMALLWIGGTEAIQALQAGAISTALPFTVILLLMCVSLLKGMRTERF
- the moeA gene encoding molybdopterin molybdotransferase MoeA, giving the protein MSMQADPCAKPSLMHPDEAIIKLLEQVRPLEESEMVQLPHALGRVLAEDLASSIDLPPFDNSAMDGYAFRFEDLAQGNRFTLIGHSFAGHPFEGEASANTCVRIMTGAPVPPGYDTVQMQEKVEVDGDSIVIEAPKALGANVRRRGEEVMTGGKVLCAGTQIGAAEMGVLATIGASQVRVTRLVKVAFFSTGDELRPVGTELAPGQIYDSNRYSIQGLLSRANVEWIDLGVIEDDPEAIRAAFRNAAANADMVLTSGGVSVGDADFTKQILDEEGEITFWKLAIKPGKPFAFGRIGEAVFCGLPGNPVSSMVTFYKLVWPLLNKMQGLPQVKPLQLQAKLKGNLRKFPGRVEYQRGVLSQNAQGEAEVSVTGGQGSGMLTSMSLANCFIILAQEQGDTPDGSLVTVEPFNSVLAL
- the moeB gene encoding molybdopterin-synthase adenylyltransferase MoeB, producing the protein MEPNTQEEILSDAEILRYSRHISIKAMDFEGQERLKQAKVLVIGAGGLGCASTQYLAVAGVGQLTLVDFDTVELSNLQRQVLHHDATIGQPKVESAKTSLMQLNPHLRVETINAVLDDEQILALVAEHDLVMDCTDNIVVREQLNQACFQHKVPLVSAAAIRMEGTVTVFDYGEQSPCYHCYSKLFGDQQLTCVESGILAPVVGMIGCLQAVEAIKVLAKMGKTLSGRILMIDAMTMEFREMKLPKQPHCQVCGM